The Aphelocoma coerulescens isolate FSJ_1873_10779 chromosome Z unlocalized genomic scaffold, UR_Acoe_1.0 ChrZ, whole genome shotgun sequence DNA window TTAAGCACACATCCAAGCTATGTTCTATTTTATAAAATTGCACTGCAGGCTTTATGCTCAGCACATTTGACAAAGGGGATTATTCACTTATCCTTAAGTTCTAGTGTtacatttttttgtaatttttgaatAAACCAAAAATGCctcattttctttgcatttctcaAGTGACAGTGAAGCACTCAAATACAGAGCTCTTGTGCATTTGTTTGACCCTTTCTCCAGACACTTGGTATAGCCAGTGCAAGAACCCAGTACCTGAAAGGATCATGAGTGGAGGGGATCTTTTAATAAACACCATACTACTGCACTTAATCCGCTTGGGAGATTCTCTGTACAGGCATGTTAACAGCTAACTTCTGAAAAGCTGTACCTAAGCTTCTCACAACTTTACCTCTGCAAACCGGGACAGTTTTTGCAGAGAACTAAATTTAAGCAGAGACCAGACCACAATCCAAACAACAGCAAATTCTGCTTTTAAACTTCCTCATCAAATTTAAcaagttaattttaaaaaagcattttattttctttcaagaaaCAGCAAAGCTGTTGTTGGCTGCAGTTCCCAACTTGTCATGACTCCAAAAGACAAATCAGGATTCAGTACTTTAACCCTGCATGTGTGGGTGCCTGACTGGTTGGGCAACCATCAATTACCCTTCTGACACCTCTTCCACGGCTTGCACAATTCTGCCAATCTGGAACTGCTTGGACTCCAGCTGCACTCCAATAAATAAAGATTTAAGCATACTCCAAAACCCACGTAGCTTTAAGTTCTTGCCTTAACCCTTGTTACCAGTAGCTGAATGCAAGCATATATAAGCATAATATAAGCAAATCTGCTTATATCAACTGAGCATTACAGGCTTGTCCTCACTCCTGCCATCCTGCTTTGGCAACCAAAGCTGGCACAAAGCTGATTTTGACACTTGACCACTGCAAGTTAAAAGCTAGACAGTCTGACAACTCCAGTTGTTCTGAGCATCACCAAAATGCAGATACTCCAATTTTCAGCTTTAATGGCTTATTCTGTACTTACATCTTCAACAGCATCAACTCCAGTGCAAAGGGCAAGTGTGGTAGCTGTTCTCTGGACAGGGACAGCTGACATGCCTAAGCTAAGAGGTAGAACCTGTGAGTTTAGTTAAGGTAAGATACCCAATACAAGGTGTACACAGGTACAGCTGGTGCTTTCACATTTAAAGGCAGATGCCTTATCTGTCATGACACCGATGAGACAATCAGTTCACTTTAGGAGAAGTAATTCATATAAATGAGCAACAGAATGACTCAGAAAAGCCACCCATGGGAAACTGGACTCAGTGAGGCTCAGGTATGTACAAAGCAAGAACTAAGCCTCCTTCACAGAGTTTCTGAGGGTAATAAAacaatacatttttaataaaacagtaaTTAATTCCTCCACTATAAACAGTTTCTATATAAAAGCATTTAAGTTATCTTGAAACATGGCCCTAATAAAATTGTTTTACACCAGCCTAAGCTactcttttttccacttttgtaACGGAATGACACTAAGAAGAAAGACGCAGAATGTCTACACAGTTTGTGAACCCAGAACTTTGGGTTTTAACCAGAGCCAGCTTCCTCTTTCctgttaaagaaaaagaaacccatCCTAAAAATCCAACAAGTCAGCACTCTCCAACAGGTTTCAAATATCTCaaactttattttaataaagGATCAGCCTCACAGATCTGTGAGGTCTGTGCCAGTAGCTTGCTTCTTGGCTTGTCCACTGCCAGCAATGGACTTTGTTCCATGACAGTTTGTTTTACAGGTGCCAAGGTTAAGTTTCATGAGGGCAACCTAAACCAAAATACTTGCAAACACTACCATCATGCATTGCTCCATCACTGTCAGCAGAACAAACAGATTAGTATTCATCAATTTATAATAAACAACTATTTTACCAAGGCTTGACTGTACAAATACAGCAAGTTATCAAATCCTATTGAGTGACAGGTAATACAAACACTTCAttacacacaccaaaaaaattgtaattaacagagaaattattttttgctaCTTTATATTAACTAATGTAGCTTTGTAGAATTagcaaagaaataaattcaATGAAACTTCATTCTGTACATTAGCTCaacttaaatatatatatatatatatgtatgtatgtatatatatatatattacaagCTTAAAAGGCTCATATCGTAGTTCATTTCCAATCTGGGCTTTAAAAATCAACCAGAAAGGACTCCCCATAACCACTGTATATTTATCTACTGCTTGCAAAATGGATAGCTTTAGCTTGCacactgggggaggggggaaagaaataaaagacttCACTCCTACAGTATTACCAACAGTAAGAAGGACTTCAAAGTACAAAGCCAAATTCAAAGCTAGAAAGAGTCTTTTGGAAATGTGTTATATAACAACGAGTAATAGGCCAGAGTTCCAGACAAAGTGATGAAGATCACTCTCTTCCTTCGTTAGCCAATTAAAAGAGCTCCACAATATCTCTaagttttatttgaaaattctGCTGTCTTGAATATTTCTATTGAACAATCCATTATGGTGCCAAATCAATAAGCCCAtttctttagaagaaaaatttaCCTCCCTTCTTCTTCATCTTTCCTCCCAGACTCCTGTGACGTAAAATGCAGGTATAAAACACATAAAATGTTAGGAGGAATTACACAGTAACTAACACAGTGGATCACTGAGTTTCTTCTACAACCACTTGTCAGCCTAGACATTCTTGATCCAGTCACTTTGACAGGGAAGAGACATCTATTCCAACAATGGATGTTCGTCATTCTATGCCTgtctgtcttggttttgaaagacaggtgtctgctaaggaaggcaggaacctcccttgaagtggcagatgtaactcccttccctccgagttattataattttgaaatcaagggcttttaggtaaagatgtgggaaataggaataacagttctttactatcaTATATATAACCAgccaaacaaacagcaacaactctggcagtaacagcaaacaatcccaaacccagtcccagccttctcggctgctgggccctttcccctcgggtgcagttccgctcgcagccggcaggggcgctggcggctcccggtgagcagggcaggtgcgatggttcccccgcggctgcagggggcgctccggagcgagctcggggagcacgcggcactggggccctgggatcccgggaagggatgggacaaaggcttcacaaacccctgggcagctgatcccggactctcgggaacagcaggctggagcggcaggctggaatggcagggagagcacaaatcccgggtggcagacagatgtatccaagcggggaaccccccggaggtcgggcaggcagggcgagcagggctactgcgtagcgaaggctcgaagcaagagcggggcagggcggccacagcccggcctccagcagggcagggaaaacggCTTTGGGATCCCAGCGTTGTttacagcaggaagaaaaatggccgaaaaaaagaaccagcagctcctttctctgcagcttctccctccGAGAACACCGAGAaggaactgaccccacacccaggtgaaacaaaggagtagccaagcccaccccacccccaatggGCAgcgcttttgtctttcttaagtacagccatttgtctcctagcaacatgcatatgggaaaaaattcctttaacaggaaaaaaactaggactaaactaaaaccccaacattatcccaaaGCAATGGGGTGATGGGAGGCAGACTGGGAGATGAAAGGGAAGGTGATAAAGTGAAAGAGAATTGCAGTATTCAGAAGGTTGACTGCTTATTGTCAAGGCACTGAGAACCCTAACATTAAAAGCTTGGACTATTTTGCACACACTTGAGTACTAGTAAAAGTAGAAGTTAAAAGTGTAGGTTTCAAGTCATTTTACATGGAAGAGCAGGCAgaagattccttttttttttttttttttctttctgtatatGAAGACTTCATAATAGACTACAGCTACTTCTCAGCAATTAAAAAAGTTCAGACATGTTAAGGAATCCCCACAGCACCTGGCAAGTCCCTCTATCTCCAATATACTCCTGATTTTAGTGTTCTGAAAATAGTATAAAATAAGCAAACCATAATAGGATGATTTTTCTCAAGGAGTTTAACAGTTTTTTCATGCTCCAATTACATGCTTTACACTGAAACTTCAGTGCTACTGCaatcctttttctctctctctcaccctGCCCTCACACCTCGTTTCTTTCCCCACCTCACAGAGGTATCTTAATGCTCCCCATTGGAAATGGCGACAGTAACGCCTTCAGATTCTGTTGTTGCAGGGATTCTTGGCACTTTCTTAGCAGGGCTTGGGATGTGctaagaagaagggaaaaaaaccattaaataCAGTTTTCTAGTTCATAGACATTCATACTTCATGGCTAGTCCAACTCTCAAACAACATTCATGCTACACTGGACAGCTTGGCTTTAAGTCAATCAAATTGGTCATGCTTCATGCAAACAGATTGTGTGAGAAGAGCCAGTTTGTTCTTCTTTCATTCTTGTGcagttttgttctttctaggatgaaatgtactttttaaaattgcatGTTCAATTTTTTACTTCTGGCTTGCATGTTACACATGTTAACAAAGTACTCAATGTAACTCATAAAACCACTTCCTCTTAACATACATGCACATGCTAAGACAAACATGTAAATGGTTCCAACCATTTACATCAAACTTTAAAAGAGTGCCGAGTGTTCACCTCATGAACAATGCCTGGGTGGACAACTCCAACTCTTGCTTCCAGAGGTCCATCACTCATGAGTGGGCGCCGGGCGTAAGTTCTCCTGTGTTTTTCATCCACACGCACAAGGTACCATGTTCCTTCAAAGAGATCCTCGACTGAACACTGTGGAATATAATTGGCTGTAAAAAAAGGAGTAACACATTGTTAGTTGTTTCCTGGTAAGAGTTTTACCCAACACAGGCCTTTCCAGATTGGCTGcactgagacagaaaaaaacaagccaGTATTTTTACTTCAGACATATTGGGCCAATGAACACAAGCTACTCAGAAGCACAAAGGGTTGGACATTTCCTTCATTCTACATCCTAAGCATGTAAAGTCAGGTGGATTAAGTGATGAGAATTTTGCTCTAGGACTAAGAATGATGTACATTTATTAAGTTCTTACCCAAATGATGTGTTTCCTGTCTGAGCTTCATGTTTTCAGCAAAGACATCAGGTGCAATACATTTTCTTGAGTCAAGTCTTGTTTTGAGATCAGAAAGGCTGGCAGTTATTTTGTCCAGTGCAGAACCTGCAATATAGAAACCATAATGTAAGGTggagccagtactgagcatgcaCTAGCATGTGAACATTTCAAACCCAAAAAGCACTTTGCCTTACAGAATCTCAAGTAttagacatttaaaaatattcccaATTACCAACTCAAAACATTTAAcagcatttgaaaaatattatttatttgttcAAGAAGACATTTAAACACTCCCTGGAGCTGGATATTCTCATTGTGGCACTGCTGTCATTAAAACTGCTATGCAGGCTTATTTATGCTAGTGGGTTGTGTAACAAGGCATCGAGAGCAAGCTGTGCAAGGGAGGTAGTTGACATCAAATCCTGTTACTCACCAGGAGTGGCATCCTGTGTGACCCTGATGGAATACAGGGTAGCAGCAAAACCAGAGCCATATGAGAACACACTGATTCTCTGTCCCGCAAGCTGCTCTGGGGAGTACCTGCAAATCATACAACAGTTTTTTAAAGTCAGAATTAAGCCAAAGTGCCAATTTTAAATATCTAGAAACTGCAGCTAGCTTCAGAAAAGCAGCCAGCAAATTGCAGTGTCTATAATACACAATTAGCACGCTATGTGCATAAATGCTgacttttaaaaacacaaattcAAATACTGCTGTTACGTGATGGGTTCCAAAGCTGCTTACAGCAAAATATGCCTGAGAAATGCCCAGAATATGATGAAGGCAGCCAGATTTCATTCTTAAACAAACTAAAGCCTAAAATGAATAAACACATCATGGAAGGCAatgtcaaaatgaagaaaaatggagaaaaaagaagaaaaaaagaaaacccaggaGGAGTGGTGTAATGTAAATGTAATATCATTTTGCAAAAGactgtatttgaaaaaaaattaattaaatgctAATTTAATGTGGCTTTGCTTATTATAGTAAGACAGAAgaaatctgaattttcttttccacttcAGGAGTATTTCTAGAggaagggagagggggaaggttGGGGCTGAGAAGAGATGCCACCTTACAAATACGATCCTACTTTGCGAGGCAGTACGCAGCTGTTTTGGATCAGTTTCTGACACAGACATTTTTACTGCTTGTCACTTGAACTGAACGTGTGTGCAGAATAGTGTCTTAACTTTAGTTTTTCTGCTTAAGGCAATCTCATAGGAAAAGGTTTGCTAGACAATGCTTTTACAAAAGactttctgaaacaaaaacCTTTTATGACCTTATTCATAAACAGCTTTTCCCGATTTTATGCTTACTGGGCTAGAAGAGAGGCAAGGCAACCATAGACTGAAGGAGTATACATATTTCCATTCTGATTGGATACAAGTAATGAAGCTTTGGTTTTCTGATTGAAGAGCTCTGCACTAGCTTTCATAAAAGCTTTTTCCACATCTCTGTCAAAGTATGTATCTTCAAGTTTTATATCCCTAttcaaaagagaaggaaaaaaaaaagaagttcagAAACAGTTACTAAAATAGCAGAAAGTAAAAACACACCTTGGATGTGTAATTGATTATCTGAATAAGGAAGACAGCAGCCATTCTCACCTGAAAGCTTCCAGACCACTGAAAACACCATTTGCTGTTTCTGGGTTCTGGTCACTGAGAAAGTCATTCAGCAAGAGTCTAGCCACGGATTTCTGCACCAGTTTACAGTACGGAGAATGGAAGATCATGAATCCAAAGTCATTCAAGGTGAAACGCCTGTCTGTCCCCTCTGGAAATGGAAGAAGCGTTGAGTTACAACCTATGTTTAGTACTCACTTCAACTACGGAAATAAAGCAGGGAGCTGTCAGGACACCAATTATCATAACATGTTGGCATAGAGGAGACACAAACATACAAATAAGACTAACTACTGCTGTCAAGTGCACTTAACATACTGCACTTAAtctatttaaaaattctttttttaacacCTTTTGCACCAGCTAACGTTTGCTCTTATTCTAGAATAAAAAGCTATGTTTAACAGAATTTCTGTATTCCTATCCAGTATTTTGACTTAATTTGCCTCTCTTCACACCTATGCCTCTTAATATAATTTAAGCAATTATTAAACAtattgggttaaaaaaaaaaatcagtatcatTACATTAACATTTAAATAGTAACCCAAGTTTCTTAAAAGCCTGGATGGAGGTGAGTAATAGCATGCTTTTAACCAAGGTATTGTATGTTACACCAACAAATGCCTGTGGAGATTACTGCTTACAGACTGCCAGAAACTCAGCCAatccaaaacagaaacaaataatTTCTTACAGGAAAGAGCAAGTATTTCAATTGCTTCAGAACATACAAATACGAAGAGACTCATAGACTAGTCTTTAGATCAGATACTAAAACTGTCTGTGTAGGACACACTCCAGCATTTGCCAATCTGCAGTCTCATCAGGAGAGGCTACGCACCCTTCTGCCACTGGGCGTGGATTTTGTTGCGATAGACGGTATAGCAGCGGTCTAATGCACTGAGGTAGCACTGTATGGAGAGCTTGCCATCCACTACAGGATATTCAGAGACCATGTCTGGTTTATAGAAGTCATACGCATGCTGCATGTGGGTACCACGCAGCCCTGGTGGACAGAAATTGACAAAAGTTGAAAATTAGTTCATTCAGCTGCTTTGAGTCAATTGGAATGCACCAGTTGGAACAAGTGGGGAAAGAAGCAGTTTTGGCTCCAGTCCTGCAGTTTTTTGTAGCACTTCAGGCTTTTTAAGGTAAGGTTTCACACAGTTCTCAATTGCCTGCAAAGCAGAGTAGGACTGAGCATGACAAACACATGCAATAAAGGACTGTCATCCCATTGTCCTGGAAGTAGAATGTTGTGTTATTCAGCTTTAGTATTACTCTATCAATTTTACTGGAGAATCCTCAaggaaataaacaaacaagAGCATCTCTAATTGTTCCCTGCTGTGTCCTGCAACAGGACTTGGCTGAAATAGCCCAGAGCAAGAGGAGACAAAGAACAATTTCTGACATTACTGGGAGTTAATCCCCTGCTTCAGCAAGGCACAAAAACCAGGGAAGTGGCTTCAGGACAAATGCAGTTATCTGACCTGAACAGTGTATGTTCTCCCACAGGACTAACCTCTCTCAAAAATCAATGGTGCATTTGGGCCGACCAGCATTGCAACAGCACCAGCTCCCCCAGTGGGCCTGGCATTTCCAGAGGCATACACAGCGATGTCTCCAGCCACCACGAGGGCATAGCGTCCTgggaaaaacacacagaaaaaatggTGAGAAGGAGCCACGAGTCTGGCACATCTTAACATCCATCAGCAGTTTTTAATTATTGAGGAGATGACACTGAGATTAAAGGGCTTTTCAATCTTGACTTTTCCCCCACGTTTCAACTAGGAATCAATAGAATTTACAGAAAACCTTTACATTAGTAGCTAAGTCATTGTTATTCACACTGTGACTGAACTAGTGGCAAATGCCCAGGGCATTTAAGAACAAAAACTGCAGAAGAGAGTAACAGTTTACCCTCTGGGTTTTATATGGTTAAACATGAACTCTGTCATTGTAGGGCAGACTGATGTAAAGATGATGCAACTTTTCAAGAAAATACCCTCGACTTACCATCCCAGGAACTGGACTCAATCCAATTAATAGCATTAAAAAGAGCAGCAGTGCCTCCATAGCATGCATTGGTGGTGTCGATTCCTTCTACATCTGTATTACCAGACTCTTCAAAAAGCTGCATCAGGACAGTCTTCACAGATTTCGATTTATCAATTATGGTCTCCGTTCCAACTTCTAATCTCCCGATACAATCGTAGGAGAGGCTGTTCCTCTCCATGAGCTTCTGAACCACAGTCAAGCAGAGGGAATTGATATCCTCCCGGTCAGAGCAGAACCCCATCCTTGCCTGGCCTAGCCCAATGGTGTACTTCCCAGCATCCACGCCATCATACTTCTCCAGCTCTGTCTGGTCAACATACTGGGAGGGAAAATAGATTTCCAGTGCCACAATTCCCACATCTTTGGGCCAGCAGGATTCAGCATTCACTGGAAGAGACCCAGGCATCGTGGCAGATctttaagaataaaaaagaaaaccacaaacccatgtgATTTATTCACATATATTTAGAGGGACCTACTTTCAGTTCCTGTAATTTTATGGAAGGAGTTGTGTTGCACATACTCTATGAGGTCATTTGCAAAAGGCAAGCCTTTGCCTCTGGTAAAGCTTTGGTATGAGAgtaagttttttttaattaagagaaaatacaaatttcAGCCCTGAAGATGAACAGATGTAGGTTAAGCCCAAGCTATCTTTCTGAAGCAGAACACACACTTAGTGAGTGTTAAGTGTTTGAGAAACTAGTGTTCATTATCTTCTGCTTATATGCAAAGTCTCAATTTTGCATATAACCAAGCTGGAAATACTGGATGTTTTTATTAGCATTGCTAGCTGAAAACCCTTACTAGGAAACCACCTTCTTAAAACAGGGCAGGACTCTtcaaaatagtttttatttttaaacaaagtgACATAGGTCACTTTGTTTTGCTTATACTTGCAACAAGGCAGAATTATTTCTGTGttatttcagtttttgtttttgttttgaggGGCGTGTTTGTGTtcgctttttgggtttttttttgtttgctttaggCATACTTTATTTTGGCATTCCAGAACACTGGAACTCCTAACACCAAGAGTGGAGAAATATTTCATGGGCTGAGATGAACAGTGTTGTCCCTGATAGGCCGAGTTTCCTTATTCTAACCCCACAACTTCCCTGTCCCCACACTAGGAGATTTACTACCCCCAGGGACATACTACATCCATTACTTCAACCCTACCTCAATTACACAGCCCGGCACCATCCTCCTTGGCTAACATCCTTACAGGACACTCGTCCCTTCCGTGCCCAGCTCCAAGCACCGCCGCGCTTACCTCACCAGGCTTCTTCCAGAAGCCAGGACCAGTTGTGTAAAGGGACAAAGAACGGCCTTACAGCCAGCGCACCGCGCGGTTTTAAGCAACACGACCAATTTCGCCTTGTTTACGTCCCCTGCTGGCGCCTCCCCCCACACCACAAGGTTATCCATAACCTGCCCGGCAGCCGGGCAGGTGCCGCGGGAAGGGGCGCAAAGGGGGTCGCACCGCGCCCCACCCGCAGGgtgtgccgtgccgtgccgtgccgtgccgtgccgtgcccagcccagcccagcccagcccagcccagcacacagccACCGCCCTCCCTCCGTCCCACCTCTGCCCTCAGGCAGCCGCGCCGCGCAGCCCTTACGCGCTCTGGAATCCCATGGCCGGCTTCTGGCGGGCTGCGCATGCGCGCCGCGGGCAGTGCGCGTGCGCCGGGAGGCGCCACGCCCGCACAGGACGGGGCTGCGGGAAACGCCGGGATACTAAGCTGGGCTTCGCCACCTGGCACGGGGCAAAAACCCCGACGGCACATAAATCTGAATTCTCCAGcacccaaaatcccactttGAGAAGGCtttctgtgtggttttggttttgtttgttattttggACAATCTCTCGGCACCTCACTTCTATTTGCACAGTGGAGCGGTGCCGTATCTTCGTATCTTGCTTCAAACtgtacagattaaaaaaaaccccaacaacccaTAAACTGAGCAAAACCATCATTATTCCTGCCTCCTGGAAGCTGTCAGGATTATGGATTTGTTATGGCGCAGCAGCAGGCTGATGCTCTTGGTGGAGTGGCCATCGCCGACTCGTTGAAACAGcggccaggggagggagggtgcTGGTCCAGAGAGCCCCCAGGAGCTGCGGGGAGAAAGGGCACGTCCTTTCTCAGCAGTACCGTGAACAAGTCACACGGCTTGGGGACACAGAGCAGCGCTGGGGTCCAAATCTTGGCTCCAAGAGCTGTGTTTTATCCCAAATCTGCCCAGGCACTGCAGGGGAGGAAGAAGCTTTCTGGCTCCCATGTGAATGTAAACACACTGCCCACAAGAGAGATCCCAAGGTACCAGCTGGGAAAAGGCCTTTGGGGTCCAGCTCTCCTTCTGGTACGAAACacctcattttttttcaaaaggattttttcaaaaaggaaatACCAGCTCATCAATGTCTGGCAGCCACGCTGAGGGTGAGTCACGTACCCagagcagagctctctctgctgctccaaGGGCCAGAAAGCTGAAAGTTGGAGGCTGCAGAGAATCTCAAGAggcttaattttatttaaaatttatacaaaaataattgaatagtttgggttggaaggcaccttagagaccatctcattccaacccccctacacaccttccactagaccacgtTGTTCAAAGTCTTCAACCTGGCTTCAAAGagttccaggaatggggcattcACAGCTCCTCTGGACAACCtatgccagtgcctcaccaccctaaCAGTAAcgaatttcttcctcatatctcATCTAAACGTactgtctttcagtttgaaaccattcccccttgtcctgtcactacacgcTCTTGCAAGAAGTCCCTCTCCCTGTGTTTTTTAATAAGCTCACTCTAAGTAAGAAAGAGTGCAGCAAAGTCTCCCTGAAGCCTGCACACAGCATGCAATGGACTTGACAAGTAATGGGCATAGGAGAACAGCAGCTTTCAACCAGGCAGTGAATTATTGGGAAAATCAGTATGCTAAAAGGAACTGCAGTATTGGTGAGAGCTAAGGAAAACCAGTGTGTTCTGTGCTTGCTCCTTACAGAACTTTGAGATGCCAAAACTGGCACTCAAGTGATATTACTTGCTGCAGTTCTCTCATCAGGAAACTTTGTGAAGAACACAACTAGAGGCAGGGTGTTTCTGTCTTGTTCCCAGGCTCACCAAATACCAAGCTCACCAGTCACACCTAACAGGACAGCAGTCTGCGCTACCGGGCTGTACTGCTATGAGAAGCAGCTTTGTAAGTGTACTCTGACCACTGAAGGAAATGGGACGTATGACATCTTGAGTCAGACAGccattgcagaaaaaaaaattgtttactcAGTGTAAAACAGACAGTCTTTTGTCTTCCTGGTCAAGCAGCAAACAACATCCTATCACTTttactgaaaatgaaaactttctCAGAAGTATGATTTGTTTTAGAAGACCCAAGAATCccaaatgcttttatttatgGCATTGAGAAACCTGCTTTGTTCTGTGTCTCCTTATGATTCCGCTGGGAATGAATGAGAAGCGCAAGACAAGTAaccctttctttctgctggtgTTACCAGAAACACATTCTCTCCTAACAGCTGGTAGCATTATTGTCTTTCTCAGGAATTTGAGCAAACTATGTCAACAATTTGACTCTGTTATTTCTTACCTAAATGTTTAATTCTAACGGAACGTTTTACTCAAAGGTAGAAAATAAGTCTCGGCCCTGTTTGCTACAAGAGATGCCTTTGGCTCCAGTGGGACGGGCTGTGCCCGTGGCAGCCCCGGCTGTGACATCACCGACTTGTCCCCGCACGGGCCCGCAGGTGACGCTCGCACGACACCGCTGCCGCCACCAGAGGTCGCCGCGTCCGCCGGGACCGGGGCCACATCCCCGCGGGACGCTCAGCTCCGGGCGCCGGGATGGGCCGCGACGGGCATCCCCGCGGGATGCTCACTCACTCTGGGCGCCGGCAGGGGCCGCGACGGGCATCCCTGCGGGATGCTCGCTCACCTCCGTGCGCCGGAATACGGGCAAACTGCGCAAAGCCGCGGGGATGGAAGGTTGGATGGAGCCGTGCGGCCTCACCCGCGGGGATGGCGGCACATCCGAGCACGGGGCTCCGTCAGCAACACGGGTGGGCGCCGGGATGCCCACACCCTTGCGGCAAACGCCATCAGGAAAGAAGGCGGCGGCATCCCTTGGGGAAGCACCCGGCTGCCTTTGCCTGGGCGACGGAAGGTGGCGTGAGCAGAGGGCCACGCTCGCTCTGCCTTTCCCGACTTGGGAGGGCGACACTGTCGCGACACTAAGAGGCAATTAAGGAACACACCGAAGGCTTCTCGGTGGCCTCCGAGGCGGGGGCAGAGCTCGGCGGAGCCCCGCAGCAGCCGCTCACCGCAGCTCACACAGCCGCGGGCCTCCCGCGAGGACAGGACGGGAGGCAGCGGCGGGGATCCCTGTCCTGGGATGCGGTTCTTTGGGGAGGCAGCGGCAGGGACCCCCGTCCCGGGATGCGGTTCTTTCGGGGGGAACTTGGTTGCCCGGGCAGTGAGCGTTGCCCGCTGCGCCGCCCCACGGGCCGGGATGCTCTGGACAGCGGCCGGCGCGGGGTGCAGGGTGACACCTAAGTTAGGACCCTGA harbors:
- the HMGCS1 gene encoding hydroxymethylglutaryl-CoA synthase, cytoplasmic, whose product is MPGSLPVNAESCWPKDVGIVALEIYFPSQYVDQTELEKYDGVDAGKYTIGLGQARMGFCSDREDINSLCLTVVQKLMERNSLSYDCIGRLEVGTETIIDKSKSVKTVLMQLFEESGNTDVEGIDTTNACYGGTAALFNAINWIESSSWDGRYALVVAGDIAVYASGNARPTGGAGAVAMLVGPNAPLIFERGLRGTHMQHAYDFYKPDMVSEYPVVDGKLSIQCYLSALDRCYTVYRNKIHAQWQKEGTDRRFTLNDFGFMIFHSPYCKLVQKSVARLLLNDFLSDQNPETANGVFSGLEAFRDIKLEDTYFDRDVEKAFMKASAELFNQKTKASLLVSNQNGNMYTPSVYGCLASLLAQYSPEQLAGQRISVFSYGSGFAATLYSIRVTQDATPGSALDKITASLSDLKTRLDSRKCIAPDVFAENMKLRQETHHLANYIPQCSVEDLFEGTWYLVRVDEKHRRTYARRPLMSDGPLEARVGVVHPGIVHEHIPSPAKKVPRIPATTESEGVTVAISNGEH